The genomic region CCGCAGCAGCGCGTCCAGGTCGCCGCCGGCGAAGAAGGTCTTCTTGGCCGAGGTGATGATCACGCCGGCGATGTGGTCGCGTTCGGCCTCGAGCCGGTCGACTGTCGCCGTGAGGCTCGCACCGAACTCGCTGTTCATCACGTTCGCCGAACGGCCGGGGTGGTCGAGGGTGAGCAGGACGACGTCGTCGTCGCGTTCCCACCGGATCGTGTTGACCATTCGTGACTCCTCAGACTCGTTCGATGACTGTCGCGATGCCCATGCCGCCGCCGGCGCAGAGGGTGGCGAGCCCGTAGCGGCCACCGCGTCGCTCCAACTCGTCGACGAGGGTGCCGAGGATCATGGCTCCGGTCGCTCCCAGGGGGTGCCCCATCGCTATCGCGCCGCCGTTGACGTTGACCCTGTCCAGGCTCAGGCCCATGTCGGCGACGAACCGCAGGACCACTGCCGCGAACGCCTCGTTGATCTCGACCAGGTCGAGGTCGTCGACGCCGAGACCCGCCTTGCTCAGCGCCTTGCGCGCGGCCGGCGCCGGGCCGGTGAGCATGATCGTCGGTTCGGCGCCACTGATCGCGGTGGCGACGATGCGTGCCCGCGGGACGAGGCCGGCGGCCGCGCCGACGGCCTCGCTGCCGACGGCCACCAACGAGGCGCCGTCGACGATGCCGGAGGAGTTGCCCGCCGTGTGGACGTGGTTGATGCGTTCGACCCAGTGGTATTTCTGGAGCGCGACCGCGTCGAAGCCGGCCTGCTCCCCGATGCCGGCGAAGGATGGACGAAGCGAGGCGAGGCTCTCGGCTGTCGAGTCCAGCCGGATGTGCTCGTCGCGGTCGAGGATTGTCAACCCGTTGCGGTCCCGCACCGGGACGACCGAGCGGGTGAAGTAGCCGTTGGCCCATGCCTTGGCGGCCCGGACCTGCGACTGCAGCGCGTAGCCGTCGACCACGTCGCGGTCGTAGCCTGCGATGGTCGCGATGAGGTCCGCGCTGATGCCCTGGGGCACGAAACCGGTGGTGTAGTTGGTTTCCGGGTCCAGTGCCCAGGCTCCACCGTCGGAACCCATCGGGATACGGGACATCGATTCGACGCCGCCGGCGAGGACGAGATCCTCCCAGCCCGAACGCACCTTCTGCGCGGCGATGT from Micromonospora profundi harbors:
- a CDS encoding acetyl-CoA C-acetyltransferase, whose protein sequence is MTTEAFIYDALRTPRGRGKPSGSLHGVKPVSLVTGLIEETLRRMPGLDPALIDDIVLGVVSPLGDQGADIARTAAVVAGLPDTVAGVQLNRFCASGLEAVNIAAQKVRSGWEDLVLAGGVESMSRIPMGSDGGAWALDPETNYTTGFVPQGISADLIATIAGYDRDVVDGYALQSQVRAAKAWANGYFTRSVVPVRDRNGLTILDRDEHIRLDSTAESLASLRPSFAGIGEQAGFDAVALQKYHWVERINHVHTAGNSSGIVDGASLVAVGSEAVGAAAGLVPRARIVATAISGAEPTIMLTGPAPAARKALSKAGLGVDDLDLVEINEAFAAVVLRFVADMGLSLDRVNVNGGAIAMGHPLGATGAMILGTLVDELERRGGRYGLATLCAGGGMGIATVIERV